From a single Fusobacterium ulcerans ATCC 49185 genomic region:
- a CDS encoding MATE family efflux transporter, protein MAQNDLFIKMTETKISKLIPRLAIPTIISMLVTSIYNMADTFFVSQIGTSASAAVGINFSVMAMIQAIGFTLGMGSGNYISRSLGRQDREGAHEAAATAFFTALILGAFLAILGLLFLDKFVRMLGATETIAPYAKDYAKYILIATPYMCCSFVLNNIIRSQGNAFYSMIGIGTGGILNMVLDPIFIFELNLGISGAALATIISQFISFSILMYMCNKNKEHVTIKLSSFKFRLTMYKEIFRAGFPTLSRQGLASMAAVALNVCASPFGDAAIAAMSIVSRIMMFINSSLIGFGQGFQPVCGFNYGAKRYDRVLEAYHFCLKVAVILLTVLGTVCFIFAPNILALFRKTDLEVIEIGALALRFQCMTLPIQACIIMANMLTQSIGYGFMATLVAMGRQGIFLIPVLFIFPRVGGIRGLQLCQPFADVCTFILGTVIAFKVVKDLKSRMVKQEEKKE, encoded by the coding sequence ATGGCACAAAATGATTTGTTTATAAAGATGACGGAAACAAAAATATCAAAATTAATACCAAGACTGGCTATACCTACTATAATAAGTATGTTAGTAACTTCTATTTATAATATGGCAGATACATTTTTTGTAAGTCAAATAGGAACTTCAGCTTCAGCTGCTGTAGGAATAAATTTTTCTGTAATGGCAATGATACAGGCTATTGGATTTACTTTGGGAATGGGAAGCGGAAATTATATATCGAGAAGCTTGGGAAGGCAGGATAGAGAGGGAGCTCATGAAGCAGCAGCTACAGCTTTTTTTACAGCTCTAATCTTAGGGGCTTTTTTAGCTATTCTAGGATTATTATTTCTGGATAAATTTGTAAGAATGCTCGGAGCTACAGAAACAATTGCTCCTTATGCAAAAGATTATGCTAAATATATTCTTATAGCTACACCTTATATGTGCTGTTCTTTTGTGCTGAATAATATAATACGTTCTCAAGGAAATGCTTTTTATTCAATGATTGGAATAGGAACTGGAGGAATACTTAATATGGTCCTTGATCCAATATTCATATTTGAATTGAATTTAGGAATATCTGGAGCTGCTTTGGCTACCATAATAAGCCAATTTATAAGTTTTTCAATATTGATGTATATGTGTAATAAAAACAAAGAACATGTAACTATAAAATTAAGTAGCTTTAAATTTAGACTCACTATGTATAAAGAGATATTTCGTGCAGGATTTCCAACTCTTTCAAGGCAGGGACTTGCAAGTATGGCAGCTGTTGCATTAAATGTATGTGCTTCCCCTTTTGGAGATGCAGCTATCGCAGCTATGTCAATAGTATCAAGGATAATGATGTTTATTAATTCAAGCTTGATAGGATTTGGACAAGGATTTCAACCAGTATGTGGATTTAATTATGGAGCAAAAAGATATGACAGAGTATTGGAAGCTTATCATTTTTGTTTAAAAGTTGCAGTGATTCTTTTAACTGTTCTAGGAACTGTGTGTTTTATATTTGCTCCAAATATTCTAGCTCTGTTTAGAAAAACAGATCTTGAAGTTATAGAGATAGGTGCTCTTGCGTTGAGATTTCAATGTATGACTCTTCCAATACAGGCATGCATAATAATGGCAAATATGCTAACTCAATCTATTGGATATGGATTCATGGCAACTCTTGTAGCAATGGGAAGGCAAGGAATATTCCTTATTCCAGTATTATTCATATTCCCAAGAGTTGGAGGAATAAGAGGGTTACAACTATGTCAGCCTTTTGCTGATGTATGCACTTTTATATTAGGAACTGTAATAGCATTTAAAGTAGTGAAGGATTTGAAATCTCGTATGGTTAAACAGGAAGAAAAAAAAGAATAA